One window from the genome of Mycolicibacterium gadium encodes:
- a CDS encoding Maf family protein has product MTRFVLASASPGRRKVLRQAGIDPLVIVSGVDEDAAMARLEPSATPAEVTTALAAAKAEAVVGILDADIASDCVVIGCDSMLYHDGALRGKPTTADEARAGWQQMAGTSGELYTGHSVIRLQDNGITWRAADATVTTVRFGHPSTADLDAYVDSGEPAAVAGGFTLDGLGGWFVDGVDGDPSSVIGIGLPLIRRLLADGGLSIAQLWSANPLR; this is encoded by the coding sequence ATGACGCGATTCGTTCTCGCGTCAGCATCGCCCGGCCGCCGTAAGGTGTTGCGCCAGGCGGGAATCGACCCACTTGTCATCGTCTCCGGTGTCGACGAGGACGCCGCGATGGCCCGTCTGGAACCGTCGGCCACCCCAGCCGAGGTGACCACCGCGCTGGCCGCCGCGAAGGCGGAAGCCGTCGTCGGGATCCTCGATGCCGACATCGCTTCCGACTGCGTTGTCATCGGCTGCGATTCGATGCTGTACCACGATGGCGCATTGCGCGGTAAGCCGACCACGGCCGACGAGGCGCGCGCCGGCTGGCAGCAGATGGCGGGGACTTCGGGCGAGCTCTATACCGGACACAGCGTTATTCGATTGCAGGACAACGGAATAACGTGGCGCGCCGCCGACGCGACGGTGACCACCGTGCGGTTCGGCCACCCGTCCACGGCGGATCTGGATGCGTATGTCGACAGCGGCGAGCCCGCGGCGGTGGCGGGTGGATTCACGCTCGACGGCCTGGGCGGCTGGTTCGTCGACGGCGTCGACGGCGACCCGTCGTCGGTGATCGGCATCGGACTTCCGCTGATCCGTCGACTGCTCGCCGACGGCGGCCTGTCGATCGCACAACTCTGGTCCGCCAACCCGCTGCGTTGA
- a CDS encoding acyl-CoA carboxylase subunit beta, whose amino-acid sequence MTSVSDQSVEPAGEHEIDIHTTAGKLADLRRRTEETLHPVGEAAVEKIHAKGKLTARERILALLDEGSFVELDALARHRSTNFGLQDKRPFGDGVVTGYGTIDGREVCIFSQDVSVFGGSLGEVYGEKIVKVQDLAIKTGRPLIGINDGAGARIQEGVVSLGLYSNIFHNNIMASGVIPQISLIMGAAAGGHVYSPALTDFVVMVDQTSQMFITGPDVIKTVTGEDVTMEELGGAHTHMAKSGTAHYVATGEQDAFDYVRDLLSYLPANNYADPPRYPAAVPEGAIEDNLTEEDLELDTLIPDSPNQPYDMHEVITRILDDDEFLEVQQGYAQNIIVGFGRIEGRPVGIVANQPTQFAGCLDINASEKAARFIRTCDCFNVPIVMLVDVPGFLPGTDQEYNGIIRRGAKLLYAYGEATVAKITVITRKAYGGAYCVMGSKEMGADVNVAWPSAQIAVMGAAGAVGFVYRQELAKAAKEGQDVDALRLELQQTYEDTLVNPYIAAERGYVDAVIPPSHTRGYVATALRLLERKITQVPPKKHGNIPL is encoded by the coding sequence ATGACGAGTGTTAGCGATCAGTCGGTCGAGCCCGCAGGCGAGCACGAGATCGACATCCACACCACCGCAGGCAAGCTGGCCGATCTTCGCAGGCGCACCGAAGAGACGCTGCACCCGGTCGGCGAGGCGGCGGTCGAGAAGATCCACGCCAAGGGCAAGTTGACCGCCCGTGAGCGCATCCTGGCACTGCTGGACGAGGGCTCGTTCGTCGAACTCGACGCGCTGGCCCGGCACCGCAGCACGAACTTCGGACTGCAGGACAAGCGCCCGTTCGGCGACGGTGTGGTGACCGGCTACGGCACCATCGACGGGCGCGAGGTCTGCATCTTCAGCCAGGACGTCTCGGTGTTCGGCGGCAGCCTCGGCGAGGTCTACGGCGAGAAGATCGTCAAGGTTCAGGATCTGGCGATCAAGACCGGGCGTCCGCTGATCGGCATCAACGACGGCGCCGGAGCCCGCATCCAAGAGGGTGTGGTGTCACTTGGCCTGTACAGCAACATCTTTCACAACAACATCATGGCCTCCGGCGTCATCCCGCAGATCTCGCTGATCATGGGCGCCGCCGCGGGCGGGCACGTCTACTCCCCCGCGCTGACCGACTTCGTCGTCATGGTCGACCAGACCAGCCAGATGTTCATCACCGGACCGGATGTCATCAAGACCGTCACCGGCGAGGACGTCACCATGGAGGAATTGGGCGGCGCGCACACGCACATGGCCAAGTCGGGCACCGCGCACTACGTGGCGACAGGCGAGCAGGACGCGTTCGACTATGTCCGCGACCTGCTGTCGTACCTGCCCGCCAACAACTACGCCGACCCGCCGCGCTACCCGGCCGCGGTGCCGGAGGGCGCGATCGAGGACAACCTCACCGAAGAAGACCTCGAGCTGGACACGCTGATCCCCGATTCGCCGAACCAGCCCTACGACATGCACGAGGTCATCACGCGGATCCTCGACGACGACGAGTTCCTCGAGGTGCAGCAGGGCTACGCGCAGAACATCATCGTCGGCTTCGGCCGCATCGAAGGCCGACCGGTCGGCATCGTCGCCAACCAGCCGACCCAGTTCGCGGGCTGCCTGGACATCAACGCCTCGGAAAAGGCGGCGCGGTTCATCCGCACCTGCGACTGCTTCAACGTGCCGATCGTGATGCTGGTCGATGTGCCGGGCTTCCTGCCGGGCACCGACCAGGAGTACAACGGCATCATCCGCCGCGGCGCAAAGCTGCTGTACGCCTACGGCGAGGCGACCGTCGCCAAGATCACCGTCATCACCCGCAAGGCCTACGGCGGCGCGTACTGCGTCATGGGCTCGAAGGAGATGGGCGCCGATGTGAACGTCGCGTGGCCGAGCGCGCAGATCGCGGTCATGGGCGCCGCCGGCGCGGTCGGGTTCGTGTACCGCCAGGAGCTGGCCAAGGCGGCCAAGGAGGGTCAGGATGTCGACGCGCTGCGGCTGGAGCTGCAGCAGACGTACGAGGACACCCTGGTCAATCCGTACATCGCCGCCGAACGTGGCTATGTCGACGCGGTGATCCCGCCGTCGCACACCCGCGGCTACGTCGCAACGGCCCTGCGTCTGCTCGAACGCAAGATCACGCAGGTGCCGCCGAAGAAGCACGGGAACATCCCACTGTGA
- a CDS encoding acyl-CoA carboxylase subunit epsilon — translation MSEEPQHHEAPIQVVKGKPTDEEIGAVIAVLAAASGTPAEPREQEENLWGHPVDRLRYSFFSWQKVTLQQRTHMRHR, via the coding sequence GTGAGTGAGGAACCACAACACCACGAAGCGCCCATCCAGGTCGTGAAGGGCAAGCCGACCGATGAGGAGATCGGCGCGGTCATCGCCGTGCTCGCCGCCGCTTCCGGCACTCCCGCCGAGCCGCGGGAGCAGGAAGAGAACCTGTGGGGCCATCCGGTCGACCGGCTGCGCTACTCGTTCTTCAGCTGGCAGAAGGTGACCCTTCAGCAACGGACGCACATGCGCCATCGATGA
- a CDS encoding SufE family protein: MPTALAEVVADFKEMQGQDKLQLLLEFAGELPPLPAELEEAAMEPVPECQSPLFLHVDATDRDNVRLYFSAPAEAPTTRGFAAILAAGLDSQPAADILAVPDDFYSELGLAALISPLRLRGMSAMLARIKKRLR; this comes from the coding sequence ATGCCCACCGCGCTGGCCGAGGTCGTGGCCGACTTCAAGGAGATGCAGGGCCAGGACAAGCTGCAGCTGCTGCTGGAGTTCGCGGGCGAACTGCCGCCGCTGCCCGCCGAACTGGAAGAGGCGGCCATGGAGCCGGTGCCCGAATGTCAGTCGCCGCTGTTCCTCCACGTCGACGCCACCGACCGGGACAACGTCCGGCTGTATTTCAGCGCGCCCGCGGAGGCGCCGACCACACGCGGTTTCGCGGCGATCCTGGCGGCCGGACTCGACTCACAGCCCGCCGCTGACATCCTCGCGGTACCCGACGACTTCTACAGCGAACTCGGCCTGGCCGCGCTGATCAGCCCATTGCGACTGCGTGGCATGTCCGCGATGCTCGCCCGCATCAAGAAGCGGCTGAGATAG
- a CDS encoding sulfurtransferase, which yields MPLPADPAPALAEYAHPERLVTPDWLSGNLGRPGLAIVESDEDVLLYDTGHIPGAVKIDWHTDLNDPTVRDYIDGAQFAELMNRKGISRDDTVVIYGDKSNWWAAYALWVFTLFGHPDVRLLDGGRDLWISDGRDTNLDVPSKQTTGYPVVERNDAPIRAFKEDVLEIIGSQPLIDVRSPQEYTGERTHMPDYPEEGALRGGHIPTARSIPWAKAAKDNGQFRTRAELDELYGFLSDDDKTVVYCRIGERSSHTWFVLTHLLGRDGVRNYDGSWTEWGNAVRVPVAVGEEPGEAT from the coding sequence GTGCCGCTACCCGCCGATCCCGCCCCCGCCCTGGCCGAGTACGCCCACCCGGAACGCCTGGTCACCCCCGATTGGTTGTCGGGCAACCTAGGCAGGCCCGGGCTGGCCATCGTCGAATCCGACGAGGACGTGCTGCTCTACGACACCGGCCACATCCCCGGCGCGGTGAAGATCGACTGGCACACCGACCTCAACGACCCGACGGTCCGCGACTACATCGACGGCGCCCAGTTCGCCGAGCTGATGAACCGCAAGGGCATCTCCCGCGATGACACCGTCGTCATCTACGGCGACAAGAGCAACTGGTGGGCCGCCTATGCCCTGTGGGTGTTCACGCTGTTCGGCCACCCCGACGTGCGTCTGCTCGATGGCGGGCGCGACCTGTGGATCTCCGACGGCCGCGACACCAACCTGGACGTACCGTCCAAGCAGACCACGGGCTACCCGGTCGTTGAACGCAACGACGCGCCGATCCGCGCATTCAAAGAGGACGTGCTGGAGATCATCGGCTCGCAACCGCTGATCGACGTCCGCTCTCCGCAGGAGTACACCGGAGAGCGCACCCACATGCCCGACTACCCCGAGGAGGGCGCCCTGCGCGGCGGGCACATTCCAACCGCACGGTCGATCCCGTGGGCCAAGGCGGCCAAGGACAACGGCCAGTTCCGCACCCGCGCTGAACTCGACGAGCTGTACGGCTTCCTGTCCGACGACGACAAAACCGTCGTGTACTGCCGCATCGGCGAACGGAGCAGCCACACCTGGTTCGTGCTGACGCATCTGCTGGGCCGCGACGGCGTGCGTAATTACGACGGCTCCTGGACCGAGTGGGGCAACGCGGTGCGGGTGCCCGTGGCCGTCGGGGAAGAGCCTGGCGAAGCGACATGA